In Phaeobacter piscinae, one genomic interval encodes:
- a CDS encoding thiamine pyrophosphate-dependent enzyme yields the protein MDRAEIVHQNFLERVRTGSLPPGAAPEGALTPSEAVAIYRAQVLSRALDRTSRAMQKAGQGFYTIGSSGHEGMAAVARALRPDDMAFLHYRDAAFQIARAGQVPGQSIAWDMLLSFACSAEDPTSGGRHKVLGSKALMIPPQTSTIASHLPKAVGAAYSIGAARRHDPEHRVLAEDGLVMCSFGDASANHSTAQGAVNTACWTSVQSTPLPLLFVCEDNGIGISVKTPKGWIEASMSHRPGMRYFQADGLNMHDAYATAQAAADYVRLRRKPAFLHLRTVRLYGHAGADVPTTYLSKAEVEADEANDPLLHSVRLLSETGALSCEAALEIYTETCERVERIRTEAVTRPHLKTADEVNASLVPPARMCQPTNGPSAEARAEALGGDLRAQADPQPMSRLINWALTDLMLAHGELVVMGEDVGRKGGVYGVTQKLQQRFGQDRVIDTLLDEQSILGLAIGMGHNGFVPIPEIQFLAYLHNAEDQIRGEAATLPFFSNGQFSNPMVLRIAGLGYQKGFGGHFHNDNSLAVLRDIPGIVIACPSDGAEAAMMLREAVRLAREEQRVVVFVEPIALYPMRDLHAPKDGGWMRHYPKPDQRIALGEVGVHGDGTDLAIVTYGNGRYLATQAQADLAAKGIAARVVDLRWLAPLPKEALLAAAADCDKILIVDECRTTGSQSEALMALFYEAEGSPMARVVAEDCFIPTGPAYAATLPSKESIVAAALRLTGAAT from the coding sequence ATGGATCGCGCCGAGATCGTACATCAAAATTTCCTTGAGCGCGTGCGGACAGGGTCCCTGCCACCGGGCGCCGCACCAGAGGGCGCGCTGACGCCCAGTGAAGCGGTGGCGATCTATCGCGCGCAAGTACTGAGCCGGGCGCTGGACCGGACCAGCCGGGCGATGCAGAAGGCCGGGCAGGGGTTCTATACCATCGGGTCGTCAGGGCATGAGGGCATGGCGGCGGTGGCGCGAGCGCTGCGGCCCGATGACATGGCCTTTCTGCACTATCGCGATGCGGCGTTTCAGATCGCCCGTGCGGGCCAAGTACCGGGGCAGAGTATTGCCTGGGACATGTTGCTGTCCTTCGCTTGCTCCGCTGAGGATCCCACATCTGGCGGGCGGCATAAGGTGCTGGGTTCAAAGGCGCTGATGATCCCGCCGCAGACATCCACCATCGCCAGCCACCTGCCAAAGGCGGTCGGCGCGGCTTACTCCATCGGCGCGGCGCGGCGTCATGATCCGGAACATCGGGTTCTGGCCGAAGATGGGCTGGTGATGTGTTCCTTTGGCGACGCCTCTGCCAATCATTCAACGGCGCAGGGGGCCGTCAATACGGCGTGCTGGACCTCCGTGCAGTCGACACCCCTGCCGCTGCTGTTTGTCTGTGAGGACAACGGGATCGGCATTTCGGTCAAGACACCGAAGGGCTGGATCGAGGCGTCGATGTCTCACCGTCCGGGGATGCGTTATTTTCAGGCCGATGGGCTGAATATGCATGATGCCTATGCAACCGCACAGGCGGCGGCAGACTATGTGCGACTGCGGCGCAAGCCTGCGTTCCTGCATTTGCGCACGGTCCGGCTCTATGGTCACGCGGGGGCCGATGTGCCGACAACCTACCTGAGCAAGGCGGAGGTCGAAGCGGATGAGGCCAATGATCCGCTGCTGCATTCGGTACGTCTGTTGTCAGAAACAGGCGCGTTGTCCTGCGAGGCCGCACTGGAGATTTATACCGAGACCTGTGAACGGGTCGAGAGGATCCGAACGGAGGCTGTCACCCGTCCCCATCTGAAAACGGCTGATGAGGTGAACGCGAGCCTGGTTCCGCCCGCCCGGATGTGCCAACCGACCAATGGACCAAGTGCTGAGGCCCGGGCAGAGGCGTTGGGTGGCGACCTGCGCGCGCAGGCAGATCCACAGCCAATGAGCCGTTTGATCAACTGGGCGCTCACAGATCTGATGTTGGCGCACGGCGAACTGGTCGTGATGGGTGAGGACGTAGGCCGCAAAGGAGGTGTCTATGGTGTTACCCAGAAATTGCAGCAGCGGTTTGGTCAGGATCGGGTGATCGATACGCTGCTGGATGAGCAGTCGATCCTTGGGCTGGCCATCGGCATGGGGCACAACGGATTCGTGCCGATCCCAGAGATCCAGTTCTTGGCATATCTGCATAATGCAGAAGATCAGATCCGCGGCGAGGCAGCGACACTGCCGTTTTTCTCCAATGGCCAGTTCAGCAACCCAATGGTGCTGCGTATTGCAGGGCTTGGGTATCAAAAAGGGTTCGGCGGGCATTTCCACAATGACAACTCGCTGGCTGTGCTGCGCGATATTCCGGGCATTGTGATTGCCTGCCCCTCAGATGGGGCAGAAGCTGCGATGATGCTGCGCGAAGCTGTACGGCTTGCGCGGGAGGAGCAACGGGTCGTGGTCTTCGTCGAGCCTATCGCGCTTTATCCGATGCGGGATCTGCACGCGCCCAAGGATGGCGGCTGGATGCGTCACTACCCAAAGCCGGATCAGCGGATCGCACTGGGAGAGGTCGGTGTGCATGGGGATGGAACCGATCTCGCAATCGTCACCTACGGCAACGGTCGCTATCTGGCGACGCAGGCACAGGCGGATCTCGCAGCCAAGGGGATTGCCGCCCGTGTCGTTGATCTGCGCTGGCTCGCGCCCCTGCCAAAAGAGGCGCTGCTGGCTGCAGCCGCCGACTGCGATAAAATCCTGATCGTGGATGAATGCCGCACCACTGGCAGTCAGTCGGAGGCGCTGATGGCGCTGTTTTATGAGGCGGAGGGCAGCCCGATGGCCCGTGTTGTGGCAGAGGATTGTTTCATCCCAACGGGACCGGCCTATGCGGCGACCTTGCCCTCGAAGGAGAGTATTGTGGCTGCTGCCCTTCGCTTGACGGGAGCCGCAACATGA
- a CDS encoding BCCT family transporter, whose product MSIKPPFTELEIETAPSGFYEGHSLPIALISKIIMTTLVLWALVWPSKASGILSWVNSELLNGFNAFYIISVGAFAFFLFVLAILPATGSKKLGPADAAPEFSNFSWFSMMFGAGLGVGLMVFATAEPLGLWGSNPVVLSGAVAANSEEAVQSAYRYTFLHYGFHAWAIYVLTGLSLAYYAYTRDMPLTIRSALTPLLGKAANGFVGHLVDVLGVVATILGVSVTIGFGVSQFVDGVYAVSGMEWLMNGDTEAPKPSTVGLLSALFVIMGLSILSAVSGVGRGIKYLSNLNLVLSVILLLTFVFFGSFFFAMTKFGSGLVDYILHFTQMSFGAYGPQSAEAFAAALPDAAQALPADDLSTVYGSATSPWGSLGGFTEGLPATAAALDADAVYAAGEPGRQFGWQAGWTTFYWAWWIAFSPFVGLFLARISKGRTVREFILGCVIAPAIVCFLWMTILGGTAIDLELNGSAAGSIIGATNTAKLFATLEQMISGGFLSAITVMCVVLIMTFLVTSADSGILVMNTIMSGGEQETGIKHRIIWGLILTSVIGALIIAGNSGTASNPFGALQNAMIIGALPFTIVMVFMMISLAKALYRDSLRAKAD is encoded by the coding sequence ATGTCAATCAAGCCACCATTTACCGAGCTGGAGATCGAAACGGCTCCATCCGGGTTCTACGAAGGCCACAGCCTTCCTATCGCATTGATCAGTAAAATCATCATGACAACGCTGGTCCTTTGGGCCTTGGTCTGGCCCAGCAAGGCCAGCGGCATTCTGTCTTGGGTCAACAGTGAGTTGCTGAATGGGTTCAATGCCTTCTATATCATATCAGTGGGGGCCTTTGCCTTTTTCCTGTTTGTGCTGGCAATCCTGCCAGCCACAGGAAGCAAAAAACTGGGTCCGGCGGATGCCGCGCCTGAGTTTTCCAATTTCTCTTGGTTCTCAATGATGTTCGGCGCTGGTCTGGGCGTTGGTTTGATGGTTTTTGCAACGGCTGAGCCGCTGGGTCTTTGGGGGTCGAACCCGGTTGTTCTGTCCGGTGCCGTTGCAGCCAACAGCGAAGAAGCCGTGCAATCTGCCTATCGCTACACCTTCCTGCATTACGGGTTCCATGCCTGGGCGATCTACGTGCTGACCGGTCTGTCGCTAGCCTATTACGCCTACACGCGCGATATGCCGCTGACCATTCGCTCGGCGCTGACGCCGTTGCTGGGCAAGGCCGCAAACGGGTTTGTTGGTCATCTTGTTGATGTGCTGGGTGTGGTCGCCACGATCTTGGGCGTTTCGGTCACCATTGGTTTTGGCGTCAGCCAGTTTGTCGATGGTGTTTATGCGGTCTCGGGTATGGAATGGCTGATGAATGGCGATACCGAAGCCCCGAAGCCCAGCACTGTGGGCCTGCTGTCGGCACTCTTTGTGATCATGGGACTGTCGATCCTGTCAGCCGTGTCAGGCGTTGGTCGTGGGATCAAATACCTCTCTAACCTGAACCTCGTGCTGTCGGTCATTCTGCTGCTGACCTTTGTGTTCTTCGGTTCGTTCTTCTTTGCGATGACCAAATTCGGCAGCGGGTTGGTGGACTATATCCTTCACTTCACTCAGATGTCGTTTGGTGCCTATGGTCCGCAATCGGCTGAGGCCTTTGCTGCGGCGTTGCCTGATGCGGCGCAGGCTTTGCCCGCGGACGATCTGAGCACGGTCTACGGTTCGGCAACATCGCCGTGGGGATCGTTGGGCGGCTTCACCGAAGGGTTGCCAGCCACTGCCGCTGCACTGGATGCAGACGCTGTCTATGCCGCCGGTGAACCCGGTCGCCAGTTCGGCTGGCAGGCCGGTTGGACGACATTCTACTGGGCCTGGTGGATTGCGTTCTCACCCTTTGTCGGCCTGTTTCTGGCGCGCATTTCCAAGGGCCGCACCGTGCGTGAGTTCATCCTGGGCTGTGTAATCGCGCCTGCGATCGTTTGCTTCCTGTGGATGACTATTCTGGGCGGCACTGCGATTGATCTGGAACTGAACGGCTCCGCCGCGGGGTCAATCATCGGAGCCACCAACACGGCGAAGCTCTTTGCAACGCTGGAGCAGATGATTTCCGGTGGCTTCCTGTCGGCCATCACCGTGATGTGCGTTGTGCTGATCATGACCTTCCTGGTCACGTCGGCGGACTCGGGGATTTTGGTGATGAACACCATTATGTCCGGCGGTGAGCAGGAAACCGGCATCAAGCACCGTATTATCTGGGGGCTGATCCTGACCTCCGTCATCGGCGCACTGATCATCGCGGGCAACAGCGGCACGGCGTCCAACCCCTTTGGGGCCCTGCAGAATGCGATGATTATCGGCGCGTTGCCGTTCACCATTGTCATGGTCTTCATGATGATCTCACTGGCGAAAGCGCTGTACCGCGACAGCCTGCGTGCCAAAGCAGACTGA
- the urtE gene encoding urea ABC transporter ATP-binding subunit UrtE → MLKLDDVTLHYGHSQVLHGISMEVLRGEVACMMGTNGVGKTSLMKAIAGRHARSGGLIELDGRSLGTASAHQLAKNGIAYVPQGREIFPLLTVQENLETGFGCLPKTERHVPDKIYELFPVLHDMRHRRGGDLSGGQQQQLAIARALITRPKLLLLDEPTEGIQPNIIQQIGEVIRQLRTEGEIAIVLVEQNFDFAYELADRFVVLRQGRVTLAGGRNDVSRADLLAGVSV, encoded by the coding sequence ATGTTGAAACTTGACGATGTAACTTTGCACTATGGCCATTCTCAGGTTCTGCATGGGATCTCGATGGAGGTGCTACGCGGAGAGGTGGCCTGTATGATGGGCACAAATGGCGTTGGCAAAACCAGTCTGATGAAGGCGATTGCTGGTCGCCATGCCCGATCCGGCGGTCTCATAGAGTTGGATGGCCGATCTTTGGGAACTGCTTCGGCGCATCAATTGGCCAAGAATGGGATTGCCTATGTGCCGCAGGGGCGGGAGATTTTCCCGCTTCTGACAGTGCAGGAGAATCTCGAAACCGGGTTCGGTTGCTTGCCAAAAACCGAACGCCACGTTCCGGATAAGATCTATGAGCTGTTCCCTGTGCTTCATGATATGCGCCATCGACGCGGTGGAGACCTGTCGGGCGGTCAGCAACAGCAGCTTGCCATCGCCAGAGCGCTGATCACGCGACCAAAACTGCTATTGCTTGATGAGCCGACAGAGGGCATCCAGCCGAATATTATCCAGCAGATCGGTGAGGTCATCCGGCAACTGAGAACCGAAGGTGAGATAGCGATTGTGCTGGTGGAGCAAAATTTCGACTTTGCCTACGAGCTGGCAGACCGGTTTGTGGTTCTTCGTCAGGGTCGTGTCACATTGGCTGGTGGCCGCAACGACGTCAGCCGGGCAGATCTGTTGGCGGGTGTATCCGTCTGA
- the urtD gene encoding urea ABC transporter ATP-binding protein UrtD — MNPLLEVSGVSVSFDGFRAINNLSFRIGRAELRAIIGPNGAGKTTFMDIVTGKTAPDSGSIIWDGSRRSVFARSEARIAREGIGRKFQKPTVFEEQTVQENLLLALKADRRPLAVLRYRASRPHLARIEELAGEVGLSSALQRRAGELSHGQKQWLEIGMLLAQEPRLLLVDEPAAGMTLEEREQTTAILVAAAKTRAVVVVEHDMDFVRRLNCRVTVLHEGAVLAEGSLDHVTADQAVIDVYLGR, encoded by the coding sequence ATGAATCCTCTTCTGGAAGTGTCGGGTGTCTCAGTCAGCTTTGATGGCTTTCGTGCAATCAATAACTTGTCGTTTCGGATCGGTCGGGCCGAGCTGCGAGCGATCATTGGGCCCAACGGCGCGGGCAAGACGACGTTCATGGACATCGTCACTGGAAAGACCGCGCCGGACAGCGGCAGTATCATCTGGGATGGGAGCCGACGATCAGTCTTCGCCCGTTCCGAGGCACGTATTGCCCGTGAAGGTATTGGGCGAAAATTTCAGAAACCAACGGTCTTTGAAGAACAGACAGTTCAGGAAAATCTACTGCTTGCGCTCAAAGCGGATCGCCGCCCACTTGCTGTATTACGGTATCGCGCATCCCGGCCGCACCTTGCCCGGATCGAAGAACTCGCAGGTGAGGTCGGATTGAGCAGTGCACTGCAGCGTCGGGCCGGTGAGTTGAGCCACGGCCAGAAACAATGGCTGGAGATCGGCATGTTGCTGGCCCAAGAGCCGCGTTTGCTGTTGGTGGATGAGCCTGCCGCGGGCATGACGCTGGAAGAACGGGAACAGACAACAGCAATTTTGGTTGCGGCGGCTAAAACGCGCGCGGTGGTCGTCGTGGAGCACGATATGGATTTTGTCCGAAGACTGAATTGCCGGGTCACGGTGCTGCACGAGGGCGCGGTTCTCGCTGAAGGATCGTTGGACCATGTGACAGCCGACCAAGCTGTCATTGATGTTTATCTGGGGCGCTGA
- the urtC gene encoding urea ABC transporter permease subunit UrtC, translating to MQLSFIARNPSVLIFVTILALFTLGVTLLSEGLGIGIVSTSLIKTLGKTLCLCLVAIAMDLIWGYVGILSLGHFAFFGLGGYMIGMWLMYERTRDTVLASLSDHVLPPTDAEIRDAVAHQIFGVVGGDRFPLIWTFADSLPLQLFLVVAVPGVLALTFGWLAFRSRVTGVYLSILTQAMTLALALYLFQNDSGLRGNNGLSGLQNLPGLADVPQSVISIWFFWASAVALGLGYVIAAWLVGGKFGSVLRAIRDNETRVRFLGYSVEGYKLVMFTGTACVAGIAGALFYPQAGIINPAEMAPIASIYLAVWVAIGGRGRLYGAVIGAVFVSLLSSWFTGGQAPDVVLGVFTIRWVDWWQVVLGLGFVLVTLFAPKGIGGLVDLVQRRRTAEVPPHTEKAKS from the coding sequence ATGCAACTTAGCTTCATTGCCCGAAACCCGTCTGTCCTGATCTTCGTCACGATCCTTGCGCTGTTCACGCTGGGCGTCACCCTGCTGTCCGAAGGCTTGGGGATTGGGATCGTCTCAACGTCACTGATCAAGACATTGGGAAAAACACTTTGCCTCTGTCTGGTCGCCATCGCGATGGATTTGATCTGGGGTTATGTAGGGATTCTGAGTTTGGGTCATTTCGCCTTCTTCGGTTTGGGCGGATATATGATCGGCATGTGGCTGATGTATGAGCGGACCCGGGACACGGTGCTGGCGTCATTGTCCGACCATGTACTTCCGCCAACTGATGCTGAAATACGGGATGCGGTTGCGCATCAGATTTTTGGTGTCGTTGGCGGCGACCGTTTTCCGCTGATCTGGACCTTTGCTGACAGTTTGCCTTTGCAACTTTTCCTAGTTGTGGCTGTCCCCGGTGTGCTGGCACTGACCTTCGGCTGGCTTGCCTTTCGCAGCCGGGTGACCGGTGTCTACCTGTCGATCCTTACTCAAGCGATGACCTTGGCACTGGCGCTATATCTGTTTCAGAATGACAGCGGACTGCGCGGAAACAACGGGTTGAGCGGGTTGCAGAATTTACCAGGCTTGGCCGATGTGCCGCAGTCGGTGATCTCGATCTGGTTCTTCTGGGCGTCGGCTGTCGCACTGGGACTTGGCTATGTGATCGCGGCCTGGCTGGTGGGTGGAAAATTTGGCTCCGTTCTGCGTGCCATTCGCGACAATGAAACCCGGGTGCGGTTCCTTGGATATTCTGTTGAGGGATACAAGCTGGTGATGTTTACCGGGACGGCCTGTGTCGCAGGTATCGCTGGGGCGCTCTTTTATCCGCAGGCGGGGATTATCAATCCAGCCGAAATGGCGCCGATCGCCTCCATCTATCTGGCCGTCTGGGTTGCGATCGGCGGGCGGGGTCGGCTCTACGGTGCGGTGATCGGTGCGGTCTTTGTGTCGCTGCTGTCCAGCTGGTTCACAGGCGGGCAGGCCCCGGATGTTGTCCTCGGAGTTTTCACCATTCGCTGGGTCGACTGGTGGCAGGTTGTTCTAGGGTTGGGGTTTGTTCTGGTCACCTTATTCGCACCGAAGGGGATTGGCGGTTTGGTCGATCTGGTTCAGCGGCGCCGCACCGCCGAGGTGCCACCCCACACAGAGAAGGCAAAATCATGA
- the urtB gene encoding urea ABC transporter permease subunit UrtB, which yields MTRLFAAGLLVLWGCLAAMAQTLPPSDPPQAGISTTSRAPLQQLLQSQSDLITASSRRTIQPAIDEIAQSGLDDVQTLLQLWQGKKLVMRKSDGLFFRGDTRGDSRYELTDLDSGAVIGAVDKADLKPIKPNSGVRALIGTALVRFQLNDPVAAIRRAAVTSIGRDPSATALEPLRASTLSEADDDLRALKQRQERLLTMRFDIDAQARVAAIEDMSGDLGVDVRAALNPLLDTTLQIYPVGAPATGNIAAERRIGQDFTEADAYAVLVAAGFAEAPLQRDDIKSALAAHIVDGRVAGIPLAQLSDASVRRNAYDDLAVAGLVRAGPTEQEMADTVARYRFADTYNEASSAVTDAAESALARSNRKVAFHKAADLALDAISLASIYFLAAIGLAITFGVMGVINMAHGEFIMMGAYTGYVIQLVIPDHTLSILVAIPAAFAVTFGAGIAMERLVIRWLYNRPLETLLATFGISIALQQLAKNIFGTQARPLTAPGWLDGAWTLNDVVSISYIRIAIFVLALGFLALLLFIIRRTRLGLETRAVTQNRSMAASMGINPDRVNMLTFGLGSGIAGIAGVAIGLFAKVTSELGNDYIVQSFMTVVVGGVGSIWGTLAGAVMIGFSQKGIEWLNPSNTLAAQTYMIVLIIIFIQFRPRGIVALRGRAAGD from the coding sequence ATGACACGGTTATTTGCCGCTGGTCTGCTGGTCCTGTGGGGCTGTCTGGCTGCCATGGCGCAGACGTTGCCGCCATCAGATCCGCCTCAAGCCGGGATATCAACGACGTCGCGTGCGCCCCTTCAGCAGCTTTTGCAGTCACAGTCTGACCTTATCACCGCCAGTTCGCGACGGACGATTCAACCCGCCATTGATGAGATTGCGCAGAGCGGTCTGGACGACGTGCAGACGCTTTTGCAGCTGTGGCAGGGTAAAAAACTGGTCATGCGCAAGTCGGATGGGCTTTTCTTCCGTGGCGATACGAGGGGAGATAGTCGTTATGAACTGACGGATCTGGACAGCGGGGCTGTGATCGGGGCTGTTGATAAGGCGGACCTTAAACCGATCAAGCCAAATTCCGGCGTACGCGCCCTGATTGGCACTGCTCTGGTACGGTTCCAACTGAACGATCCGGTGGCTGCGATCCGCAGGGCTGCGGTCACCTCAATTGGGCGGGATCCGTCGGCGACAGCGCTGGAGCCTCTACGGGCGTCGACCCTCAGCGAAGCCGACGACGACCTGCGCGCGTTGAAGCAGCGTCAGGAGCGCCTGCTGACCATGCGTTTTGACATTGATGCCCAGGCGCGCGTCGCGGCCATCGAAGACATGTCGGGCGATCTGGGTGTTGATGTGCGCGCAGCCCTGAATCCACTGCTGGACACCACGCTGCAGATCTATCCCGTGGGAGCGCCAGCGACCGGGAATATCGCAGCCGAACGTCGTATCGGTCAGGATTTTACCGAAGCCGATGCCTATGCAGTGTTGGTGGCTGCGGGGTTCGCTGAAGCGCCCTTGCAACGCGATGACATCAAATCGGCGCTGGCAGCGCATATTGTGGACGGGCGTGTGGCAGGTATTCCCCTTGCGCAGCTCTCCGATGCGTCAGTGCGGCGGAATGCCTATGATGATCTGGCTGTGGCCGGACTGGTCCGTGCTGGTCCGACAGAGCAGGAAATGGCCGACACCGTTGCGCGTTACCGGTTTGCCGATACCTATAATGAGGCCTCTTCTGCCGTGACAGATGCAGCGGAGTCGGCGCTGGCACGGAGCAACCGCAAGGTTGCCTTCCATAAGGCGGCGGATCTGGCATTGGATGCAATATCGCTGGCTTCCATTTATTTCCTCGCAGCCATCGGCTTGGCGATCACCTTTGGCGTGATGGGCGTTATCAATATGGCGCATGGCGAATTCATCATGATGGGCGCCTACACTGGCTACGTGATCCAGCTGGTGATCCCGGACCACACGCTCTCCATACTGGTGGCGATCCCTGCTGCGTTTGCTGTCACCTTTGGCGCGGGGATTGCGATGGAGCGGTTGGTGATCCGATGGCTCTACAACCGTCCTCTGGAGACGCTGCTTGCTACTTTCGGCATTTCGATTGCGCTGCAACAGCTGGCCAAGAACATCTTTGGCACACAAGCGCGTCCGCTGACCGCACCGGGCTGGCTGGACGGCGCATGGACGCTCAACGATGTGGTGTCGATCAGCTATATCCGCATTGCGATCTTTGTTCTGGCGCTGGGCTTTCTCGCGCTGCTTTTGTTCATCATCCGCCGCACACGTCTGGGGCTGGAAACACGGGCAGTGACACAGAACCGCAGTATGGCGGCTTCGATGGGGATCAATCCGGACCGCGTGAATATGCTGACCTTCGGCTTGGGATCTGGCATCGCAGGGATTGCGGGCGTGGCGATCGGATTGTTTGCAAAGGTCACATCGGAGCTGGGCAACGACTATATCGTGCAGAGCTTCATGACGGTGGTTGTCGGCGGGGTCGGCAGCATCTGGGGGACCTTGGCGGGCGCAGTGATGATCGGCTTCTCCCAGAAGGGGATCGAATGGCTCAACCCCTCCAATACGCTAGCTGCACAGACCTACATGATCGTGCTGATCATTATCTTCATTCAATTCAGGCCGCGTGGGATTGTCGCCCTGCGGGGTCGCGCGGCGGGAGATTGA
- the urtA gene encoding urea ABC transporter substrate-binding protein, giving the protein MITRKSVPAPTATVVALAMMAFGTGAFAADCPIKVGVLHSLSGTMAISETTLKDTMLMLVDEQNAKGGLLGCELEPVVVDPASNWPLFAEKARELLSVHEVDVIFGNWTSVSRKSVLPVIEELNGLLFYPVQYEGEESSRNVFYTGAAPNQQAIPATDYFLEELGVEKFALLGTDYVYPRTTNNILASYLDQKGVGESDIFVNYTPFGHSDWSKIVADVVALGADGKKVGVISTINGDANIGFYKELAAAGISADDIPVVAFSVGEEELSGLDTSNLVGHLAAWNYFQSADGEANSAFVEKWKARMGDARVTNDPMEAHYIGFNMWVNAATEAGSTDVDAVRSAMYGQEFPNLTGGTAVMLPNHHLAKPVLIGEILDNGQFDIISQTEEMPGDAWTDYLPESAVLTSDWKDLGCGMYNTETKSCVQTLSNY; this is encoded by the coding sequence ATGATCACCCGAAAATCCGTTCCGGCACCAACGGCCACCGTTGTGGCATTGGCGATGATGGCGTTCGGCACCGGAGCCTTTGCTGCAGATTGCCCGATCAAGGTGGGCGTCCTGCACTCGTTATCCGGTACGATGGCAATTTCTGAAACCACGCTGAAGGACACCATGCTGATGCTGGTCGACGAGCAGAACGCCAAGGGTGGCCTTCTCGGATGTGAGCTGGAGCCGGTTGTTGTTGATCCTGCGTCGAACTGGCCGCTGTTTGCGGAAAAAGCGCGCGAACTGCTAAGCGTGCATGAGGTGGATGTGATTTTTGGCAACTGGACCTCGGTAAGCCGGAAGTCAGTGTTGCCAGTGATCGAAGAGCTGAACGGTCTGCTGTTTTACCCGGTGCAATACGAGGGGGAGGAAAGCTCGCGCAATGTGTTCTACACCGGGGCGGCACCGAACCAGCAGGCGATTCCGGCAACGGATTATTTCCTCGAAGAGCTGGGTGTTGAGAAGTTTGCGCTGCTCGGCACAGATTACGTCTATCCGAGGACGACCAACAACATTCTCGCCAGTTACCTTGACCAGAAGGGGGTCGGGGAGAGTGATATCTTTGTGAACTACACGCCGTTCGGTCATTCCGATTGGTCAAAGATCGTCGCGGATGTGGTGGCCTTGGGCGCGGACGGTAAGAAAGTTGGTGTGATCTCCACCATCAATGGCGATGCGAACATTGGCTTTTACAAAGAACTGGCAGCGGCGGGTATCAGCGCGGACGACATCCCTGTCGTGGCCTTCTCCGTGGGAGAGGAAGAGCTGTCGGGCCTGGATACCTCCAACCTTGTCGGTCATCTGGCCGCCTGGAACTACTTCCAGTCCGCTGATGGAGAGGCCAACAGCGCCTTTGTTGAGAAATGGAAGGCGCGCATGGGTGACGCACGCGTCACGAATGACCCCATGGAAGCTCACTACATCGGTTTCAACATGTGGGTGAATGCTGCCACAGAAGCAGGCAGCACCGATGTCGATGCCGTGCGTTCCGCCATGTATGGACAGGAGTTTCCGAACCTGACAGGCGGTACAGCTGTCATGCTGCCCAATCACCACCTCGCCAAGCCGGTTCTGATTGGCGAAATTCTGGACAATGGCCAATTCGATATCATCAGCCAGACAGAAGAGATGCCCGGTGATGCTTGGACGGATTATCTTCCTGAATCTGCGGTTTTGACCTCGGACTGGAAGGATCTTGGCTGCGGAATGTATAATACCGAGACCAAGAGCTGCGTTCAGACACTATCCAACTACTGA
- a CDS encoding urease accessory protein UreD, whose amino-acid sequence MFPRTDDAALQGVVVNTAGGVTGGDQLNLHATARVGTSLTLTTQAAERAYRAQPGETGLIRNTISVAPQANLAWLPQETILFQGCSLDRSLTVDLDAESRLLLCETLVFGRAAMGEKLTKARLNDRIDIRRAGHPLFLDTIHLHGDVAAHLANPTIAGGAGAMATLAYVAPDAEGRLAPLRAQLGPTAGASIIGDDLLIMRALAPDSFALRQLLLPILSDLHGAPLPRPWMI is encoded by the coding sequence TTGTTTCCACGCACCGACGACGCCGCGCTGCAGGGGGTGGTCGTCAATACTGCCGGCGGTGTGACAGGGGGTGACCAACTCAATCTGCACGCAACCGCTCGCGTTGGGACATCGCTGACCCTCACCACCCAAGCAGCTGAGCGCGCCTATCGTGCGCAGCCCGGTGAAACCGGCCTGATCCGCAACACAATCAGCGTCGCCCCCCAGGCCAACCTCGCCTGGCTTCCTCAGGAAACGATCCTGTTTCAAGGCTGCAGCCTGGACCGAAGCCTCACCGTTGATCTGGACGCAGAGTCCCGCCTGTTGTTGTGTGAAACGCTGGTTTTTGGGCGGGCGGCCATGGGCGAGAAACTGACCAAAGCCCGCCTGAATGATCGCATCGACATTCGGCGCGCCGGGCATCCCCTGTTTCTGGATACAATCCATCTGCATGGCGATGTCGCCGCACATTTGGCGAATCCGACGATAGCTGGTGGCGCCGGAGCTATGGCGACCCTGGCCTACGTCGCACCCGATGCCGAAGGCAGGCTTGCTCCTTTACGTGCGCAACTGGGTCCTACCGCCGGTGCCAGCATAATCGGCGATGACCTTTTGATCATGCGTGCCCTCGCTCCCGACAGTTTCGCGTTGCGCCAGCTGCTGCTGCCAATCCTCAGCGATCTGCATGGCGCCCCTCTTCCCCGACCTTGGATGATCTGA